In Streptomyces hawaiiensis, one genomic interval encodes:
- a CDS encoding glycosyltransferase family 2 protein, with amino-acid sequence MNAESESERDTGTPPAEVAVVVIGHDDAAHVTDAVRSALAQGPAVREVVAVDDCSTDGSAGLLDRLAASEPRLRVIRRRVNSGGCGTPRNTGLDAVTSPYVMFLDSDDVLPPGAADALLKAAAGAHAEVAGGLCVRRELPSGREVPWQARLYALHAVVPHPARRPRLVHDTLCVNKLYRTAFLRAHGIRFPEGRFPYEDVVFTARVLAAAPRIALVPDRVYVWHVRRSAGRLSISLDRAGVANWRARTEACRQAYEVLLGAGHKELARAVRAKFLDHDLRMYVRELGLRDAAYRRAWWELTRAHLAEYDADDWARNPAAPGRLVGRVVLASPEPRDLPRLRELAARPARLCPPYARAADGTPVWSDGLAQVSLEPLLARPVRALPLAVDAELRPGARGTRLRLRLHELYGRVAQAGPETVEVEWRHRDEGEVMVRGGSAALVPCAGVCEAAGSAGPGRTWSAETAVDLPALAALGLGTWDLRLRIRFRDGASRDVTAHALTGAGLLRRSAVPSARHGVVLVQPYTTHSGALALRVAPGVRGVLSVARARLRRLLH; translated from the coding sequence ATGAATGCCGAGAGTGAGTCCGAGAGGGACACCGGGACGCCACCTGCCGAGGTCGCCGTCGTGGTGATCGGTCATGACGACGCCGCGCATGTGACGGACGCCGTGCGCTCGGCGCTCGCCCAGGGACCGGCCGTGCGCGAGGTGGTGGCCGTCGACGACTGCTCGACGGACGGCAGCGCCGGCCTGCTGGACCGGCTCGCCGCCTCGGAGCCACGCCTGAGGGTGATCCGCCGCCGGGTCAACAGCGGTGGCTGCGGCACCCCGCGCAATACCGGGCTCGACGCGGTGACCTCGCCGTACGTCATGTTCCTGGACAGCGACGACGTCCTGCCGCCCGGCGCGGCCGACGCGCTGCTCAAGGCGGCCGCGGGTGCGCACGCCGAGGTCGCCGGCGGCCTGTGCGTACGCCGGGAGCTGCCGTCGGGGCGCGAGGTCCCCTGGCAAGCGCGCCTCTACGCGCTGCACGCCGTGGTGCCGCACCCCGCTCGGCGACCGCGCCTGGTCCACGACACGCTCTGCGTCAACAAGCTCTACCGCACCGCCTTCCTGCGCGCGCACGGCATCCGCTTCCCCGAGGGCCGCTTCCCGTACGAGGACGTCGTCTTCACCGCGCGCGTGCTGGCCGCGGCCCCGCGCATCGCCCTGGTCCCGGACCGGGTGTACGTCTGGCACGTGCGCCGGTCCGCCGGGCGGCTGTCGATCTCCCTGGACCGGGCCGGTGTCGCGAACTGGCGGGCCCGCACGGAGGCGTGCCGGCAGGCGTACGAGGTGCTGCTGGGCGCCGGGCACAAGGAACTCGCGCGGGCCGTACGCGCCAAGTTCCTCGACCACGACCTGCGGATGTACGTGCGCGAACTGGGGTTGCGCGACGCCGCCTACCGGCGTGCGTGGTGGGAGCTCACGCGGGCGCACCTCGCGGAGTACGACGCCGACGACTGGGCGCGCAACCCGGCCGCTCCCGGCCGGCTGGTCGGGCGGGTCGTCCTGGCCTCCCCGGAGCCGCGCGACCTGCCCCGGCTGCGGGAGCTCGCGGCGCGTCCGGCCCGCCTGTGCCCGCCGTACGCCCGTGCCGCGGACGGCACGCCCGTCTGGTCGGACGGCCTTGCGCAGGTCTCCCTGGAGCCACTGCTGGCCCGGCCGGTGCGTGCGCTGCCCCTCGCCGTCGACGCGGAGCTGCGGCCGGGCGCGCGGGGCACCCGGCTGCGGCTGCGCCTGCACGAGCTGTACGGGCGGGTGGCGCAGGCGGGGCCGGAGACGGTGGAGGTCGAGTGGCGGCACCGGGACGAGGGGGAGGTGATGGTCCGGGGTGGGAGCGCGGCGCTCGTGCCGTGCGCCGGGGTCTGCGAGGCTGCCGGTTCCGCGGGGCCCGGCCGCACCTGGTCGGCGGAGACGGCCGTCGACCTCCCCGCACTGGCCGCGCTCGGCTTGGGCACCTGGGACCTGCGTCTTCGCATCCGCTTCCGTGACGGCGCGAGCCGCGACGTCACGGCGCACGCCCTCACGGGCGCCGGGCTGCTGCGCCGCAGCGCCGTCCCGAGCGCCCGGCACGGCGTGGTACTCGTACAGCCGTACACCACCCACTCCGGTGCGCTGGCGCTGCGGGTGGCCCCCGGCGTACGCGGTGTGCTGTCGGTCGCCCGCGCACGACTGCGCCGCCTGCTTCACTGA
- a CDS encoding MarR family winged helix-turn-helix transcriptional regulator produces the protein MNTPDDDWLRLDQQICFSLHAASRAFNGVYRGILKDLGLTYPQYLVMLVLWEHDELPVKKLGEHLRLDSGTLSPLLKRLEAAGLVRRERSARDERSVEVRLTGEGVALRGRALQVPRRIAASTGFGPEEIRALRARLDELTTALDAAALAEPQDGSPADGAS, from the coding sequence ATGAACACGCCCGACGACGACTGGCTCCGCCTGGACCAGCAGATCTGCTTCTCCCTGCACGCGGCCTCCCGCGCCTTCAACGGCGTCTACCGCGGGATCCTCAAGGACCTCGGGCTCACCTACCCGCAGTACCTGGTGATGCTGGTGCTGTGGGAGCACGACGAACTGCCCGTGAAGAAGCTCGGCGAGCACCTGCGTCTCGACTCCGGCACGCTGTCGCCGCTGCTCAAGCGGCTGGAGGCGGCCGGTCTGGTACGCCGGGAGCGCAGCGCGCGCGACGAACGGTCGGTGGAGGTGCGGCTGACCGGGGAGGGCGTCGCGCTGCGCGGGCGGGCGCTTCAGGTGCCGCGCCGGATCGCCGCCTCGACCGGCTTCGGTCCCGAGGAGATCCGCGCCCTGCGCGCCCGCCTCGACGAGCTCACCACCGCGCTGGACGCGGCCGCGCTCGCGGAGCCGCAGGACGGCTCGCCGGCTGACGGGGCGTCGTAG
- a CDS encoding glycosyltransferase family 39 protein: MKSGQSRGSGRFGARVMPVAVPMAVMLAAGLWGLDRGGMWGDESVTFQVAQRTVPQIWRLLHDVDAVHGLYYLLMHAVLTVHPGEVVLRLPSVCAATATAGLVAALGVRLAGPRVGLWAGVLYAITPMTGHYAQEGRSYALVAAGVAGSTWLLLRGVDGTGARAWWPYGTVVALTCVLHELAVPVLGAHAVTLALLRVSGRVWSGWGRAVGVVALLLLPLVWVSQGQSGQVAWLVPPGWDRVGRLARNFSPGPAGPVFWGALLLMAVGLRERRTAAVALPLLLVPPGVLMAVSQVRPLYHDRYVLYALAGASLLVAAGAGRVAGVLARVRFDGRRMRVGGRQARAVVGVTGVLALTATFLNQLPVHRQDRTAAHRPDNLAVVSALAVSRMRPGDPVLFVPSVGRLAALAYPKGFRRARDIALRESAPSSGTLWGLEATPGELRRRLASVDRVWVVAEAYALDPRRPPADPVERTKLAVLREEFTAREQHARDGVILRLHVRRHPPADEPPGVPADVPPGAAATAGRPAGAPPDVATRAGRPAGVPPSAGATAGQPADVPLDAPATARRSADVPPDAVSTTTPRQPASRPAAPRARPRPARW, from the coding sequence GTGAAGAGCGGACAGTCGAGGGGGAGCGGCCGGTTCGGCGCGCGGGTGATGCCCGTGGCGGTGCCCATGGCGGTGATGCTCGCGGCCGGGCTGTGGGGCCTGGACCGCGGCGGCATGTGGGGCGACGAGAGTGTCACCTTCCAGGTCGCGCAGCGCACGGTCCCGCAGATCTGGCGGCTGCTGCACGACGTGGACGCGGTGCACGGCCTGTACTACCTGCTCATGCACGCCGTCCTCACCGTCCACCCGGGCGAGGTCGTGCTGCGCCTGCCGTCGGTGTGCGCGGCGACGGCGACCGCCGGCCTGGTCGCGGCCCTGGGCGTCCGGCTGGCCGGGCCCCGGGTCGGCCTGTGGGCCGGTGTCCTCTACGCGATCACGCCGATGACCGGCCACTACGCCCAGGAGGGACGGTCGTACGCGCTCGTCGCGGCGGGTGTGGCGGGGTCGACGTGGCTGCTCCTGAGGGGAGTGGACGGGACGGGAGCCCGGGCCTGGTGGCCGTACGGGACGGTCGTCGCCCTGACCTGTGTGCTGCACGAGCTGGCGGTGCCGGTGCTGGGCGCGCACGCGGTGACGCTGGCCCTGCTGCGGGTGTCGGGGAGGGTGTGGTCCGGCTGGGGGCGGGCGGTGGGAGTGGTGGCGCTGCTCCTGCTGCCGCTGGTGTGGGTGTCGCAGGGGCAGTCCGGGCAGGTGGCGTGGCTGGTGCCGCCGGGGTGGGACCGGGTCGGGAGGCTGGCCAGGAACTTCTCGCCCGGCCCGGCGGGGCCGGTGTTCTGGGGGGCGCTGCTGCTGATGGCCGTGGGACTGCGCGAGCGGCGCACGGCCGCGGTCGCGCTTCCGCTGCTGCTGGTGCCGCCGGGGGTCCTGATGGCCGTGTCGCAGGTCCGGCCGCTCTACCACGACCGGTACGTGCTGTACGCGCTGGCGGGCGCGTCCCTGCTGGTCGCGGCCGGGGCCGGGCGGGTGGCCGGAGTGCTGGCACGGGTGCGGTTCGACGGGCGGCGGATGCGGGTCGGCGGCCGGCAGGCGCGGGCCGTCGTGGGCGTCACCGGCGTCCTCGCCCTCACCGCCACCTTCCTGAACCAGCTCCCGGTGCATCGCCAGGACCGCACCGCCGCCCACCGCCCGGACAATCTCGCCGTGGTCTCCGCGCTCGCCGTGAGCCGGATGCGCCCCGGCGACCCGGTGCTGTTCGTGCCGTCCGTCGGCAGGCTCGCCGCGCTCGCCTACCCGAAGGGGTTCCGGCGGGCGCGGGACATCGCGCTGCGGGAGTCCGCGCCCAGCTCCGGGACGTTGTGGGGGCTGGAGGCGACCCCCGGGGAGCTGCGGCGGCGGCTCGCCTCGGTGGACCGGGTCTGGGTCGTCGCCGAGGCGTACGCGCTGGACCCGCGCCGGCCCCCGGCCGATCCGGTCGAGCGCACCAAGCTCGCCGTCCTGAGGGAGGAGTTCACCGCCCGGGAGCAACACGCCCGCGACGGAGTGATCCTGCGCCTCCACGTCCGACGGCACCCGCCCGCGGACGAGCCACCGGGTGTGCCGGCCGACGTACCGCCCGGTGCCGCCGCGACGGCCGGTCGGCCGGCCGGTGCACCGCCGGATGTCGCTACGAGGGCCGGTCGGCCGGCCGGTGTACCGCCCAGCGCCGGTGCGACCGCCGGTCAGCCGGCCGATGTACCGCTAGACGCCCCTGCGACGGCCCGTCGGTCTGCCGATGTACCGCCGGATGCCGTTTCGACTACGACGCCCCGTCAGCCGGCGAGCCGTCCTGCGGCTCCGCGAGCGCGGCCGCGTCCAGCGCGGTGGTGA
- the galE gene encoding UDP-glucose 4-epimerase GalE: protein MTWLITGGAGYIGAHVVRAMTAAGEQAVVYDDLSTGIAERVPDGVPLVVGSTLDGERLARTLADHPVTGVVHLAAKKQVGESVERPLHYYRENVEGLRILLDAVTAAKVPSFVFSSSAAVYGMPDVDLVMEETPCVPMSPYGETKLAGEWLVRATGRATGLSTASLRYFNVAGAAVPELADVGVFNLVPMVFEKLTQDAPPRIFGDDYPTPDGTCVRDYIHVVDLAEAHVAAARALSSSPGRDLTLNIGRGEGVSVREMIDRINAVTGHGRPPAVTPRRPGDPARVVASADRAATELGWKARLDVRDMITSAWEGWLRLHPEAARG from the coding sequence ATGACCTGGTTGATCACCGGCGGCGCCGGCTACATCGGCGCGCACGTCGTACGGGCGATGACCGCGGCGGGGGAACAGGCGGTGGTGTACGACGACCTGTCCACCGGCATCGCCGAGCGCGTGCCCGACGGGGTGCCGCTGGTGGTGGGCTCGACCCTGGACGGTGAGCGGCTCGCCCGCACGCTTGCGGACCACCCGGTCACCGGTGTCGTCCACCTCGCGGCGAAGAAGCAGGTGGGCGAGTCGGTCGAACGGCCGCTGCACTACTACCGGGAGAACGTCGAAGGTCTGCGGATCCTGCTGGACGCCGTGACGGCGGCGAAGGTGCCGTCCTTCGTCTTCTCCTCGTCGGCGGCGGTGTACGGCATGCCGGACGTGGACCTGGTCATGGAGGAGACACCGTGCGTGCCCATGTCGCCGTACGGCGAGACCAAGCTGGCCGGTGAGTGGCTGGTCCGTGCGACGGGCCGGGCGACCGGGCTGTCGACGGCGTCGCTGCGCTACTTCAACGTGGCGGGCGCGGCGGTCCCGGAGCTCGCGGACGTCGGTGTCTTCAACCTCGTGCCCATGGTCTTCGAGAAGCTCACGCAGGACGCGCCGCCGCGGATCTTCGGCGACGACTACCCGACCCCGGACGGCACCTGCGTGCGCGACTACATCCACGTCGTGGACCTGGCCGAGGCCCATGTCGCCGCGGCCCGGGCCCTGAGCTCCTCCCCCGGCCGCGACCTCACGCTCAACATCGGCCGGGGCGAGGGCGTCTCCGTCCGCGAGATGATCGACCGCATCAACGCGGTCACCGGCCACGGCCGGCCGCCCGCGGTCACCCCCCGCCGCCCGGGCGACCCGGCCCGCGTCGTCGCCTCCGCCGACCGCGCGGCCACGGAACTGGGCTGGAAGGCCCGGCTCGACGTGCGGGACATGATCACCTCGGCGTGGGAGGGGTGGCTGCGGCTCCATCCGGAGGCGGCGCGGGGCTGA
- a CDS encoding CDP-glycerol glycerophosphotransferase family protein: protein MAELSVIVHGPNVQDHLTELLASLAAHPLPDAEVIVAAVGDWARETAERHAPEVQVVPLPDGTGDAAARAAGAARASGRWLHFVHAKDGLPAGAPRTVAERVAELSGEVDVLLLDHVRSTWHTFGMPSPDGPLLARAGRADVVLDDCAPLLRLTPLLGTRVLRADFWRAHEQRLTTDDEPYAALAALLLADRVACLPHVAYEDRRLRPASLPPVTPEQRYRLVERYESLLDLTRDRRAAHTVLYDLMVRDCLRTFARGGMPEDVAREFFRRASLAALRRRPENHRRPAGLEGVRRSLLEEGAYAKYRAFQAANRTRRTAKSVVRARRRQAGARLRDHQYRRALGRPVNPHLAVFSAYWNRGVACNPAAIAAKLAELAPQIHPVWVVTEENAALLPPGTDHVVPGSRRYWEVLAAAKYLVNNVNFPNAVVKRPDAIHVQTHHGTPLKRMGIDQMAFPAAAQGLDFRALLERIDKWDFSVSANSHTTRMWERAYPSRYVSLDHGYPRNDVYYTAGADDIRTVRARLGIAPGRRAVLYAPTHRDYEAGWTPRLDLAALADRLGEDTVLLVRGHYFYGGAASPLTNLRRTGRIIDVSSYDPVEELCLAADALVTDYSSIMFDYANLDRPIVIYADDWETYRTTRGVYFDLMAEAPGPVARTQQELTEILTTEAWRDESAAKTRAVFRRRFCEYDDGRAAERVVRRVFLGQDERDLPPVLPVEERTPAPTPQEATA, encoded by the coding sequence ATGGCCGAGCTCAGTGTCATCGTCCACGGGCCGAACGTTCAGGACCATCTGACGGAGCTGCTGGCCTCCCTCGCCGCCCACCCCCTGCCGGACGCCGAGGTGATCGTGGCCGCGGTCGGCGACTGGGCCCGGGAGACCGCCGAGCGGCACGCCCCGGAGGTCCAGGTCGTGCCGCTGCCGGACGGCACGGGCGACGCGGCGGCCCGGGCGGCGGGCGCGGCCCGGGCGTCCGGCCGCTGGCTGCACTTCGTCCACGCCAAGGACGGCCTGCCCGCCGGCGCCCCGCGCACAGTCGCCGAGCGGGTCGCCGAACTCTCCGGCGAGGTCGACGTCCTCCTGCTCGACCACGTCCGCAGCACCTGGCACACCTTCGGCATGCCCTCCCCGGACGGCCCGCTGCTCGCCCGGGCGGGCCGCGCCGACGTCGTCCTCGACGACTGCGCGCCCCTGCTGCGGCTGACCCCGCTGCTCGGCACCCGCGTCCTGCGCGCGGACTTCTGGCGGGCGCACGAACAGCGGCTCACCACCGACGACGAGCCGTACGCCGCCCTGGCCGCCCTGCTGCTCGCCGACCGCGTCGCCTGCCTGCCGCACGTCGCCTACGAGGACCGCCGACTGCGCCCCGCCAGCCTGCCCCCGGTCACGCCCGAGCAGCGCTACCGCCTCGTCGAGCGCTACGAGTCCCTCCTCGACCTCACCCGCGACCGGCGCGCCGCACACACCGTGCTCTACGACCTCATGGTCCGCGACTGCCTGCGCACCTTCGCGCGCGGCGGCATGCCTGAGGACGTCGCGCGGGAGTTCTTCCGCAGGGCGTCCCTGGCCGCCCTGCGCCGCCGCCCCGAGAACCACCGCCGCCCGGCCGGACTCGAAGGCGTCCGCCGCTCCCTGCTCGAGGAGGGCGCCTACGCGAAGTACCGTGCCTTCCAGGCCGCCAACCGCACCCGCCGCACCGCCAAGTCGGTCGTACGGGCCCGTAGGCGCCAGGCCGGTGCCAGGCTCCGCGACCACCAGTACCGCAGGGCGCTCGGCCGCCCCGTCAACCCGCACCTCGCGGTGTTCTCGGCGTACTGGAACCGTGGCGTCGCCTGCAACCCCGCCGCGATCGCCGCCAAGCTCGCCGAACTCGCCCCGCAGATCCACCCGGTGTGGGTGGTCACCGAGGAGAACGCGGCCCTCCTGCCGCCCGGCACCGACCATGTCGTGCCCGGCAGCCGCCGCTACTGGGAGGTGCTGGCGGCCGCCAAGTACCTGGTCAACAACGTCAACTTCCCGAACGCGGTGGTCAAACGCCCGGACGCCATCCACGTCCAGACCCACCACGGCACGCCCCTGAAGCGCATGGGCATCGACCAGATGGCGTTCCCGGCCGCCGCACAGGGCCTGGACTTCCGGGCGCTGCTGGAGCGCATCGACAAGTGGGACTTCAGCGTGTCGGCCAACAGCCACACCACCCGCATGTGGGAGCGCGCGTACCCGTCGCGCTACGTCTCCCTGGACCACGGCTATCCGCGCAACGACGTCTACTACACGGCCGGCGCCGACGACATCCGCACGGTCCGCGCCCGTCTCGGCATCGCCCCCGGCCGCCGGGCCGTCCTCTACGCGCCCACCCACCGCGACTACGAGGCCGGCTGGACCCCGCGCCTGGACCTCGCCGCCCTCGCCGACCGCCTGGGCGAGGACACGGTCCTGCTCGTGCGCGGCCACTACTTCTACGGCGGCGCGGCCTCCCCGCTCACCAATCTGCGCCGCACGGGCCGGATCATCGACGTCTCCTCCTACGACCCGGTCGAGGAGCTGTGCCTGGCGGCGGACGCCCTGGTCACGGACTACTCCTCGATCATGTTCGACTACGCCAACCTCGACCGGCCGATCGTGATCTACGCCGACGACTGGGAGACGTACCGCACGACCCGGGGCGTCTACTTCGACCTGATGGCGGAGGCCCCGGGGCCGGTGGCCCGCACCCAGCAGGAGCTGACGGAGATCCTCACCACCGAGGCCTGGCGCGACGAGAGCGCGGCGAAGACCCGGGCCGTCTTCCGGCGCCGGTTCTGCGAGTACGACGACGGTCGCGCCGCCGAACGCGTCGTCCGCCGGGTCTTCCTGGGCCAGGACGAACGGGACCTGCCGCCCGTGCTGCCGGTCGAGGAACGCACCCCGGCCCCGACCCCGCAGGAGGCGACCGCATGA
- a CDS encoding organic hydroperoxide resistance protein: protein MDALYTAVATATHGRDGRAVSSDGVLDLALGVPQAMGGNGQGTNPEQLFAAGYAACFGSALGLVGRGAKVDVSDAAVTAEVSIGKQGEGFGLAVTLRVELPDSVDEATGRKLVEQAHQVCPYSNATRGNIEVDLVIE, encoded by the coding sequence ATGGACGCGCTCTACACCGCTGTCGCCACCGCCACCCACGGCCGCGACGGCCGCGCCGTCAGCTCCGACGGCGTGCTGGACCTCGCCCTGGGCGTGCCCCAGGCGATGGGCGGCAACGGCCAGGGCACCAACCCCGAGCAGCTCTTCGCCGCCGGTTACGCCGCCTGCTTCGGCAGCGCCCTCGGCCTCGTCGGCCGTGGGGCCAAGGTCGACGTCAGCGACGCCGCCGTGACCGCCGAGGTCTCCATAGGCAAGCAGGGCGAGGGCTTCGGGCTCGCCGTCACCCTCCGCGTGGAGCTGCCCGACAGCGTGGACGAGGCGACCGGCCGCAAGCTGGTCGAGCAGGCCCACCAGGTCTGCCCGTACTCCAACGCCACCCGTGGCAACATCGAGGTCGACCTCGTCATCGAGTAG
- a CDS encoding TetR/AcrR family transcriptional regulator has translation MTTKPDEPQQPPRRRAPAGAAVLREDVTEAIRAAVFEELAAVGYARMSIEGIARRAGVGKTAVYRRWRSKLHLVLDIVSALAVQGLPAPDTGFLEGDLRLLYEVTSRALRHPVASQVIPDLQAEAARNPDIAEAMQKALREGQDGVATGIVTAAERRGELREGIDHDLALDLISGPLYWRSVVIRNPKLPKGYLGALARATSEGLKAL, from the coding sequence ATGACGACGAAGCCCGACGAGCCCCAGCAGCCGCCGCGCCGCCGGGCCCCCGCGGGGGCGGCCGTACTGCGGGAGGACGTGACGGAAGCGATCCGGGCGGCCGTCTTCGAGGAGCTCGCGGCCGTCGGCTACGCGCGGATGTCCATCGAGGGGATCGCGCGCCGGGCGGGGGTCGGCAAGACGGCGGTCTACCGCCGCTGGCGTTCCAAGCTGCACCTGGTGCTGGACATCGTCTCGGCGCTCGCCGTGCAGGGTCTGCCCGCGCCGGACACCGGCTTCCTGGAGGGCGATCTGCGGCTGCTCTACGAGGTGACGTCCCGTGCCCTGCGCCACCCCGTCGCCTCGCAGGTCATCCCCGACCTCCAGGCCGAGGCGGCCCGCAACCCCGACATCGCCGAGGCCATGCAGAAGGCCCTGCGCGAAGGCCAGGACGGCGTCGCCACCGGCATCGTGACGGCGGCGGAACGCCGCGGCGAGCTCCGCGAGGGCATCGACCACGACCTGGCACTCGACCTGATCTCCGGCCCGCTGTACTGGCGCTCGGTGGTGATCCGCAACCCGAAGCTGCCGAAGGGGTACCTGGGCGCACTGGCCCGGGCCACGTCGGAGGGACTGAAGGCGCTGTAG
- a CDS encoding ABC transporter ATP-binding protein: MRRRTAVAEHPSENIPTVVADGVDIVYRVNGTGTGRGSATAALNRIVRRQQTEKASGVRRVHAVKNVSFVAYRGEAIGLIGTNGSGKSTLLKAVAGLLPVENGRIYTDGQPSLLGVNAALMNDLTGERNVHLGGLAMGMSREQVKDRYQEIVDFSGINEKGDFITLPMRTYSSGMAARLRFSIAAAKDHDVLLIDEALATGDRSFQKRSEERIRELRKHAGTVFLVSHNNKSIRDTCDRVLWLERGELRMDGPTEDVLKEYEAFTGDKAPKPKPKTAVPS, from the coding sequence CTGAGGAGACGTACGGCCGTGGCTGAGCACCCGAGCGAGAACATCCCCACCGTCGTCGCCGACGGCGTCGACATCGTCTACCGCGTCAACGGCACCGGCACCGGACGCGGCTCCGCGACCGCCGCCCTCAACCGCATCGTGCGCCGCCAGCAGACCGAGAAGGCGTCGGGCGTGCGCCGGGTGCACGCCGTGAAGAACGTGTCCTTCGTCGCCTACCGGGGCGAGGCGATCGGCCTGATCGGCACCAACGGTTCCGGCAAGTCGACCCTGCTGAAGGCCGTCGCCGGGCTCCTCCCCGTGGAGAACGGCCGTATCTACACCGACGGCCAGCCCTCCCTGCTCGGCGTCAACGCGGCCCTGATGAACGATCTGACCGGCGAGCGCAACGTCCACCTCGGCGGCCTGGCCATGGGCATGTCCCGCGAGCAGGTCAAGGACCGCTACCAGGAGATCGTCGACTTCTCCGGCATCAACGAGAAGGGCGACTTCATCACGCTGCCGATGCGGACCTACTCCTCCGGCATGGCCGCGCGGCTGCGGTTCTCCATCGCCGCCGCCAAGGACCACGACGTCCTGCTGATCGACGAGGCGCTGGCCACCGGCGACCGCTCCTTCCAGAAGCGCTCCGAGGAGCGCATCCGCGAGCTGCGCAAGCACGCGGGCACGGTGTTCCTGGTCAGCCACAACAACAAGTCGATCCGCGACACCTGCGACCGGGTGCTGTGGCTGGAGCGCGGGGAGCTGCGCATGGACGGGCCGACGGAGGACGTCCTCAAGGAGTACGAGGCGTTCACCGGGGACAAGGCGCCGAAGCCCAAGCCGAAGACCGCCGTTCCCTCGTGA
- a CDS encoding ABC transporter permease, translating into MSTVLHTPPQTPAQADHDLAALAARHGLTVSGARPSLPEYLRRLWARRHFITAFATAKLTAQYSQAKLGQVWQVMTPLLNAAVYYFIFGVLLGTKHGVPDYIPFLVTGVFIWTFTQSSIMAGTRAISGNLGLVRALHFPRAALPISFCLQQLQQLLFSMGALVVILLCFGVPVSASWLLALPALFLQFTFNAGVSMVMARMGARTPDIAQLMPFVLRTWMYVSGVMWSIDKLAQKDSLPHVVTLALAANPAAVYIDLMRFSLIDSFHASQLPAHVWALAAGWALVAGVGGFIYFWKAEETYGRG; encoded by the coding sequence GTGAGTACGGTCCTCCACACACCGCCCCAGACCCCCGCCCAGGCCGACCACGACCTCGCGGCCCTCGCCGCCCGCCACGGCCTCACGGTCAGCGGAGCCCGGCCCTCCCTGCCCGAGTACCTCCGCCGGCTGTGGGCCCGCCGCCACTTCATCACCGCGTTCGCCACCGCCAAGCTCACCGCCCAGTACAGCCAGGCGAAGCTCGGCCAGGTCTGGCAGGTGATGACCCCCCTGCTGAACGCGGCGGTCTACTACTTCATCTTCGGCGTCCTGCTCGGCACCAAGCACGGCGTGCCGGACTACATCCCGTTCCTGGTCACGGGCGTGTTCATCTGGACGTTCACGCAGAGCTCGATCATGGCGGGCACCCGCGCCATCTCCGGCAACCTCGGCCTGGTGCGCGCCCTGCACTTCCCGCGCGCCGCACTGCCGATCTCCTTCTGCCTCCAGCAGCTCCAGCAGCTGCTGTTCTCGATGGGCGCCCTGGTCGTCATCCTGCTCTGCTTCGGCGTGCCGGTCAGCGCGTCCTGGCTGCTGGCGCTGCCGGCCCTGTTCCTGCAGTTCACGTTCAACGCCGGCGTCTCCATGGTCATGGCCCGGATGGGTGCCAGGACCCCCGACATCGCCCAGCTGATGCCGTTCGTGCTGCGCACCTGGATGTACGTCTCGGGTGTCATGTGGAGCATCGACAAGCTGGCGCAGAAGGACAGCCTGCCCCACGTGGTGACGCTCGCGCTGGCGGCGAACCCGGCCGCCGTCTACATCGACCTGATGCGCTTCTCCCTGATCGACAGTTTCCACGCGAGCCAGCTCCCCGCCCATGTGTGGGCCCTCGCCGCCGGCTGGGCACTGGTCGCCGGTGTCGGCGGGTTCATCTACTTCTGGAAGGCTGAGGAGACGTACGGCCGTGGCTGA